A single region of the Syntrophotaleaceae bacterium genome encodes:
- the rpsM gene encoding 30S ribosomal protein S13 — MARIAGIDLPRNKRIEVALTYIYGIGRSLSQEILGKAGVDPNIRTDDLTETEAGKIRGIIEGGYQVEGDLRREISTNIKRLMDLGCYRGLRHRRGLPVRGQKTKTNARTRKGPRKTVAGKKK; from the coding sequence TTGGCACGTATTGCTGGTATCGACTTACCGAGAAATAAGCGGATTGAGGTCGCGCTTACCTACATCTACGGCATCGGACGCTCTTTGTCCCAGGAAATCCTGGGAAAGGCCGGTGTGGACCCCAACATTCGTACCGATGATCTGACCGAGACGGAAGCGGGCAAGATCAGGGGAATCATCGAAGGGGGCTACCAGGTCGAGGGTGACCTGCGGCGTGAAATCAGCACCAACATCAAGCGGCTCATGGATCTGGGTTGCTATCGTGGCCTGCGTCATCGGCGCGGCCTGCCGGTTCGGGGGCAGAAAACCAAGACCAACGCCCGAACCCGCAAGGGGCCCCGTAAAACCGTCGCTGGCAAGAAGAAATAA
- the rpsK gene encoding 30S ribosomal protein S11 produces MAKPGRKAVRKTKEKKNVANGIAHIQATFNNTIVTITDVSGNVISWSTCGAKNFKGSRKSTPFAAQMAAEEAAQKAREHGMRSVEVRVKGPGSGRESALRALSAAGLNITLIKDVTPIPHNGCRPPKRRRV; encoded by the coding sequence ATGGCCAAGCCGGGTAGGAAAGCAGTCAGAAAAACCAAGGAAAAGAAAAATGTTGCCAACGGGATTGCCCATATCCAGGCAACTTTTAATAACACTATCGTGACTATCACGGATGTCAGCGGAAACGTGATCTCCTGGTCGACCTGCGGGGCGAAAAATTTCAAGGGATCGAGGAAGAGTACGCCGTTTGCTGCCCAGATGGCAGCCGAAGAGGCCGCTCAAAAAGCTCGGGAACATGGTATGCGCTCGGTCGAAGTTCGAGTCAAGGGTCCCGGGTCGGGTCGTGAATCTGCGCTTCGTGCCCTGTCGGCGGCGGGCCTCAACATCACCCTGATCAAGGATGTGACGCCCATCCCCCACAACGGATGCCGGCCCCCGAAACGCAGAAGAGTTTAA
- the rpsD gene encoding 30S ribosomal protein S4 — MARYTGPVCRQCRRENMKLFLKGDRCFTDKCAVERRNYAPGMHGQGRAKVSDYGTQLREKQRVKRTYGLLEKQFRSYFDKADRMKGVTGENLLVLLERRLDSVIYRLGFAGSRKEARLLVRQGHFLVNGRKVNIPSFQVRPDEVIELREKSRKVARINESLDGVMRRGLPSWVELERDAFKGKLKTLPVREEMTTPAFQEHLIVELYSK, encoded by the coding sequence TTGGCTAGATATACTGGTCCCGTCTGCCGTCAGTGTAGAAGGGAAAATATGAAGCTGTTCCTGAAGGGGGACAGGTGCTTTACCGATAAATGTGCTGTTGAACGCAGAAACTATGCTCCCGGCATGCACGGGCAGGGCCGCGCCAAGGTTTCCGACTATGGTACCCAGTTGCGGGAAAAACAGCGTGTCAAACGGACCTATGGTCTGCTCGAGAAGCAGTTCCGTTCCTATTTCGACAAGGCGGATCGCATGAAGGGGGTTACCGGTGAAAACCTCCTGGTGCTGCTCGAACGGCGACTGGACAGCGTCATCTATCGGTTGGGGTTTGCCGGTTCTCGCAAGGAAGCCAGGCTTCTGGTTCGCCAGGGACATTTCCTGGTAAACGGCCGAAAGGTGAACATTCCATCCTTCCAGGTGCGTCCTGATGAGGTTATCGAACTGCGGGAGAAAAGCCGCAAGGTGGCCCGCATCAATGAATCCCTTGACGGTGTCATGCGCCGCGGTCTTCCTTCCTGGGTGGAACTGGAGCGCGATGCTTTCAAAGGGAAGCTGAAAACGCTGCCGGTTCGTGAAGAAATGACCACTCCTGCCTTCCAGGAGCATCTCATCGTCGAACTTTACTCCAAATAA